From the genome of Ananas comosus cultivar F153 linkage group 16, ASM154086v1, whole genome shotgun sequence, one region includes:
- the LOC109722179 gene encoding uncharacterized protein LOC109722179 isoform X1, translating into MELDDRRRSGAAAAAPPPPERAVRASRADSSRVLEFLKEVGREISEDLVVLMPNLLSLLKHDDPAVVRQSIASGTILFGAVLEEMALQLNSSGRVDGWLEEMWSWMLQFKDRVQDIMMEPGSIATKLLALKFLETCVIYFTPQANDEELTLTEGNGRRFTISQLTRSHPNFNVAILETDANIIVGFLLDMLRSANNFRGSFTVSVITCLAAIAKNRVLHYDRILSSLLGFDPYVETERAHSASIRYSVRTAFLGFLRCSHPYIVESRDKLLRALRALYPGEATEQLIRQVEKMSRSAERGSRDIRVSKDDSVPAEVSASGDLIWKRTALNSSDISTTFNESPAKKARFDLQDEDDLITDNSSNGNLMNSTLTPAEKMIAMIGALIAEGERGAQSLELLVNNIHADLLADIVIETMKHLPESPFSLSAIKQENLPPTDPYMSFGVQSDIVSTAAESNGISMSTSHVPVLSSTADVKRDPRRDPRRLDPRRVVVPADLSSGAQNVESSSVMQPGPYYSANNKSSSFPETIKVENTPEPLPSKNDMDSFENSADRAVGQLVSKENLQLSDEAREVKPSVEIDTPPIVVLPSVVKDEHEPAVSASSDFTVNDQVDNYMLESDYSSQTTRTSTIEDNSSRNLPMLPPYVDLSEEERRSLHQLVVKRIIDDFERNLVNARLPLLARLVSQNDGDDDIFKLLQKHIILDYNRHKGHELAMHVLYHLQTVSIADFGGHSSSSVVSLYEKFLLSLAKALVDSFPASDKSFNRLLGEAPFLPDSVLKLLEDLCVNMHSREHHAKDSDGDRITQGLGAVWSLILGRPLSRQACLNIALKCAVHSQDEVRTKSIRLVANKLYPLHYASEHIEQFATNMLLSVVDQRVSETDDTSVSSREPKTEAGGIQETSISSSQNSEPIRFESDSMKSSLVSPSVSLSQAQCQTSLFFALCSKKPSLLRLVFDIYGRSPKAVKQCIHRHIPILVRSLGASNTELLNIISDLPDGGENLIILTLETLTEDSTPSKDLIATVKRLYETKLKDAAILIPLLSSLSKEEVLPIFPRLVDLPLDKFQAALARILQGSAHTGPALTPAEVLIAIHDINPEKDRVALKKITDVCTACFEQRTVFTQQVLASSLNQLVEKVPLPLLFMRTVIQAVDAFPTLVDFVMGILSKLVSKQIWRMPKLWVGFLKCAYQTQPHSFNALLQLPSPQLENALIKYPNLRVPLASHVSQQNMRNTLPRQTLKLLGLTNDPQ; encoded by the exons ATGGAGCTCGACGACCGCCGCCGGAGCGgcgcggcagcggcggcgccgcctccgcccGAGCGCGCCGTTCGGGCTTCTCGCGCCGATTCTTCTCGTGTCCTCGA GTTTTTGAAAGAGGTCGGCAGGGAGATAAGTGAAGATTTGGTTGTACTGATGCCAAACTTATTATCCCTTTTGAAACATGACGACCCTGCTGTTGTTAGGCAATCAATTGCTAGTGGGACAATTTTATTTGGCGCTGTCTTGGAAGAGATGGCACTCCAG CTAAATTCATCTGGTAGAGTTGATGGTTGGCTTGAAGAAATGTGGTCTTGGATGCTTCAGTTCAAGGACAGAGTTCAGGATATCATGATGGAG CCTGGTTCTATTGCTACGAAGTTGCTTGCTCTGAAGTTCCTTGAAACTTGTGTTATCTATTTCACGCCTCAAGCCAATGATGAGGAATTAACTTTAACAGAAG GAAATGGACGGAGATTCACTATTTCCCAATTAACTCGCAGTCATCCTAACTTCAATGTAGCCATCCTGGAAACTGATGCAAATATAATTGTTGGTTTCCTGCTGGATATGCTGCGGTCAGCGAATAATTTTCGTGGTTCCTTTACAGTTTCTGTTATTACTTG TCTTGCAGCCATTGCAAAGAATAGGGTGCTTCACTATGATCGCATTCTCTCTTCGTTGCTTGGTTTTGATCCTTATGTTGAAACTGAGAGAGCTCATTCTGCAAGCATTCGATATTCAGTGAGGACAGCTTTTTTGGGATTCTTGAGGTGTAGTCATCCATATATTGTTGAG TCCAGGGACAAGCTGCTGAGGGCATTACGAGCCTTGTATCCCGGGGAAGCAACAGAACAATTAATTAGGCAAGTTGAGAAGATGTCAAGGAGTGCAGAGCGTGGTTCTCGTGATATCCGGGTTAGCAAG GATGATTCGGTGCCTGCTGAAGTGTCTGCTTCAGGTGATCTGATTTGGAAGAGGACTGCATTGAATTCTAGTGACATTTCCACTACATTTAATGAGTCTCCTGCTAAGAAAGCACGATTTGATTTACAGGATGAGGATGATCTCATCACGGATAATTCTTCCAATGGAAATTTaatgaatagcactttgactCCTGCTGAGAAAATGATCGCAATGATCGGTGCTCTAATTGCAGAAGGGGAAAGAGGAGCTCAATCCCTTGAACTTCTTGTCAACAATATACATGCAGACTTATTGGCTGATATTGTGATTGAAACTATGAAACATTTACCAGAAAGTCCTTTCTCTTTGTCTGCAATTAAGCAAGAAAACCTGCCTCCTACAGATCCCTATATGTCTTTTGGTGTCCAATCAGATATTGTATCAACTGCTGCAGAGAGTAACGGAATCAGCATGTCGACATCTCATGTGCCTGTTCTCTCTAGTACTGCTGATGTTAAACGTGACCCGAGAAGA GATCCTCGTCGCCTTGATCCTCGTCGGGTGGTGGTACCTGCCGATCTAAGTTCTGGAGCGCAGAATGTGGAGAGCTCCTCTGTTATGCAACCTGGACCTTATTATTCAGCTAATAATAAATCTAGTTCTTTTCCTGAGACAATCAAGGTTGAAAATACACCAGAACCATTACCTTCCAAAAATGATATGGACTCTTTTGAGAATTCAGCTGATCGTGCAGTTGGCCAGCTAGTTTCCAAAGAGAACTTACAGCTTTCTGATGAAGCTAGAGAAGTGAAGCCATCTGTGGAAATTGATACACCACCCATCGTAGTACTTCCATCTGTTGTTAAAGATGAGCATGAGCCGGCAGTATCTGCATCATCAGATTTTACTGTAAATGATCAAGTAGATAATTACATGCTTGAATCTGACTATTCTTCACAGACCACAAGGACATCTACCATTGAAGATAATAGTAGTCGTAATTTGCCAATGCTTCCGCCTTATGTGGATTTAAGTGAAGAGGAGAGAAGGTCGTTGCACCAATTAGTAGTCAAGAGGATAATTGATGACTTTGAGCGGAATCTTGTTAATGCACGACTTCCTTTGCTTGCACGTTTGGTTTCTCAG aatgatggtgatgatgacatatttaagttattacaaaAGCATATCATTTTGGATTACAACCGTCATAAG ggTCATGAATTGGCAATGCATGTCCTCTACCACCTGCAAACTGTCAGCATTGCTGATTTTGGTGGGCATTCTTCTTCCTCTGTTGTCAGCCTTTATGAGAAGTTTCTTCTATCTCTT GCAAAGGCCTTGGTTGATTCCTTTCCTGCTTCAGATAAGTCGTTCAATCGGCTTCTGGGAGAAGCTCCTTTCTTGCCCGATTCTGTGTTGAAATTGCTAGAGGATCTTTGTGTCAATATGCATAGCCGTGAGCACCATGCAAAAGACAGTGATGGTGATCGTATAACTCAAGGTCTTGGAGCTGTATGGAGCCTAATTTTGGGACGGCCTCTTAGTAGACAAGCTTGCTTGAACATCGCTTTGAAG TGTGCTGTTCATTCTCAAGATGAAGTTAGGACAAAATCTATTCGATTG GTTGCCAACAAACTCTATCCTCTTCATTATGCATCAGAACACATTGAGCAGTTCGCAACAAATATGCTTTTGTCAGTTGTTGATCAGCGAGTTTCAGAGACAGATGATACATCTGTGTCCTCTAGAGAACCAAAAACAGAA GCAGGAGGTATTCAAGAGACTTCAATTAGCAGTTCGCAGAATTCTGAGCCTATTCGTTTTGAAAGCGATTCTATGAAGTCTTCTCTTGTTTCTCCATCTGTATCTCTATCTCAGGCTCAGTGTCAAACTTcgttgttctttgctctttgctcAAAG AAACCTAGTCTTCTTCGACTTGTCTTTGATATTTATGGAAGGTCTCCAAAGGCTGTCAAACAG TGCATCCATCGGCACATCCCTATCCTAGTGAGGAGTCTAGGAGCATCCAACACAGAATTACTGAATATTATTTCTGATCTACCTGACGGCGGTGAAAACCTCATCATTCTG ACATTGGAAACACTGACTGAAGACTCAACTCCTTCGAAGGATCTTATTGCAACCGTTAAGCGTTTATATGAGACCAAGTTGAAG GATGCTGCTATTCTCATTCCACTTCTATCTTCACTTTCGAAGGAAGAG GTGTTGCCTATATTCCCTCGCCTTGTTGATCTTCCGTTGGATAAATTCCAAGCAGCACTTGCTAGGATATTACAG GGTTCAGCTCACACTGGTCCGGCATTAACACCTGCTGAAGTTTTGATCGCGATTCATGATATTAATCCTGAGAAAGATAGGGTTGCTCTTAAAAAG ATAACAGACGTCTGCACTGCTTGTTTCGAGCAACGCACAGTTTTTACACAACAAGTATTGGCTAGTTCCTTGAACCAACTG GTCGAGAAAGtacctcttcctctcctttttatGAGAACAGTAATTCAAGCAGTGGATGCTTTCCCAACTCTG GTCGATTTTGTTATGGGGATTCTGTCCAAGCTTGTGAGTAAGCAG ATTTGGAGAATGCCGAAATTGTGGGTGGGTTTTCTAAAATGTGCTTATCAGACACAGCCACACTCTTTTAATGCCCTATTGCAG TTACCATCGCCACAGCTTGAAAATGCTTTGATTAAATATCCAAACCTACGGGTTCCTCTTGCTTCTCATGTCAGCCAGCAGAACATGAGGAACACATTGCCGAG ACAAACCCTGAAGTTACTAGGGCTCACAAATGATCCGCAATAG
- the LOC109722179 gene encoding uncharacterized protein LOC109722179 isoform X3 yields the protein MWSWMLQFKDRVQDIMMEPGSIATKLLALKFLETCVIYFTPQANDEELTLTEGNGRRFTISQLTRSHPNFNVAILETDANIIVGFLLDMLRSANNFRGSFTVSVITCLAAIAKNRVLHYDRILSSLLGFDPYVETERAHSASIRYSVRTAFLGFLRCSHPYIVESRDKLLRALRALYPGEATEQLIRQVEKMSRSAERGSRDIRVSKDDSVPAEVSASGDLIWKRTALNSSDISTTFNESPAKKARFDLQDEDDLITDNSSNGNLMNSTLTPAEKMIAMIGALIAEGERGAQSLELLVNNIHADLLADIVIETMKHLPESPFSLSAIKQENLPPTDPYMSFGVQSDIVSTAAESNGISMSTSHVPVLSSTADVKRDPRRDPRRLDPRRVVVPADLSSGAQNVESSSVMQPGPYYSANNKSSSFPETIKVENTPEPLPSKNDMDSFENSADRAVGQLVSKENLQLSDEAREVKPSVEIDTPPIVVLPSVVKDEHEPAVSASSDFTVNDQVDNYMLESDYSSQTTRTSTIEDNSSRNLPMLPPYVDLSEEERRSLHQLVVKRIIDDFERNLVNARLPLLARLVSQNDGDDDIFKLLQKHIILDYNRHKGHELAMHVLYHLQTVSIADFGGHSSSSVVSLYEKFLLSLAKALVDSFPASDKSFNRLLGEAPFLPDSVLKLLEDLCVNMHSREHHAKDSDGDRITQGLGAVWSLILGRPLSRQACLNIALKCAVHSQDEVRTKSIRLVANKLYPLHYASEHIEQFATNMLLSVVDQRVSETDDTSVSSREPKTEAGGIQETSISSSQNSEPIRFESDSMKSSLVSPSVSLSQAQCQTSLFFALCSKKPSLLRLVFDIYGRSPKAVKQCIHRHIPILVRSLGASNTELLNIISDLPDGGENLIILTLETLTEDSTPSKDLIATVKRLYETKLKDAAILIPLLSSLSKEEVLPIFPRLVDLPLDKFQAALARILQGSAHTGPALTPAEVLIAIHDINPEKDRVALKKITDVCTACFEQRTVFTQQVLASSLNQLVEKVPLPLLFMRTVIQAVDAFPTLVDFVMGILSKLVSKQIWRMPKLWVGFLKCAYQTQPHSFNALLQLPSPQLENALIKYPNLRVPLASHVSQQNMRNTLPRQTLKLLGLTNDPQ from the exons ATGTGGTCTTGGATGCTTCAGTTCAAGGACAGAGTTCAGGATATCATGATGGAG CCTGGTTCTATTGCTACGAAGTTGCTTGCTCTGAAGTTCCTTGAAACTTGTGTTATCTATTTCACGCCTCAAGCCAATGATGAGGAATTAACTTTAACAGAAG GAAATGGACGGAGATTCACTATTTCCCAATTAACTCGCAGTCATCCTAACTTCAATGTAGCCATCCTGGAAACTGATGCAAATATAATTGTTGGTTTCCTGCTGGATATGCTGCGGTCAGCGAATAATTTTCGTGGTTCCTTTACAGTTTCTGTTATTACTTG TCTTGCAGCCATTGCAAAGAATAGGGTGCTTCACTATGATCGCATTCTCTCTTCGTTGCTTGGTTTTGATCCTTATGTTGAAACTGAGAGAGCTCATTCTGCAAGCATTCGATATTCAGTGAGGACAGCTTTTTTGGGATTCTTGAGGTGTAGTCATCCATATATTGTTGAG TCCAGGGACAAGCTGCTGAGGGCATTACGAGCCTTGTATCCCGGGGAAGCAACAGAACAATTAATTAGGCAAGTTGAGAAGATGTCAAGGAGTGCAGAGCGTGGTTCTCGTGATATCCGGGTTAGCAAG GATGATTCGGTGCCTGCTGAAGTGTCTGCTTCAGGTGATCTGATTTGGAAGAGGACTGCATTGAATTCTAGTGACATTTCCACTACATTTAATGAGTCTCCTGCTAAGAAAGCACGATTTGATTTACAGGATGAGGATGATCTCATCACGGATAATTCTTCCAATGGAAATTTaatgaatagcactttgactCCTGCTGAGAAAATGATCGCAATGATCGGTGCTCTAATTGCAGAAGGGGAAAGAGGAGCTCAATCCCTTGAACTTCTTGTCAACAATATACATGCAGACTTATTGGCTGATATTGTGATTGAAACTATGAAACATTTACCAGAAAGTCCTTTCTCTTTGTCTGCAATTAAGCAAGAAAACCTGCCTCCTACAGATCCCTATATGTCTTTTGGTGTCCAATCAGATATTGTATCAACTGCTGCAGAGAGTAACGGAATCAGCATGTCGACATCTCATGTGCCTGTTCTCTCTAGTACTGCTGATGTTAAACGTGACCCGAGAAGA GATCCTCGTCGCCTTGATCCTCGTCGGGTGGTGGTACCTGCCGATCTAAGTTCTGGAGCGCAGAATGTGGAGAGCTCCTCTGTTATGCAACCTGGACCTTATTATTCAGCTAATAATAAATCTAGTTCTTTTCCTGAGACAATCAAGGTTGAAAATACACCAGAACCATTACCTTCCAAAAATGATATGGACTCTTTTGAGAATTCAGCTGATCGTGCAGTTGGCCAGCTAGTTTCCAAAGAGAACTTACAGCTTTCTGATGAAGCTAGAGAAGTGAAGCCATCTGTGGAAATTGATACACCACCCATCGTAGTACTTCCATCTGTTGTTAAAGATGAGCATGAGCCGGCAGTATCTGCATCATCAGATTTTACTGTAAATGATCAAGTAGATAATTACATGCTTGAATCTGACTATTCTTCACAGACCACAAGGACATCTACCATTGAAGATAATAGTAGTCGTAATTTGCCAATGCTTCCGCCTTATGTGGATTTAAGTGAAGAGGAGAGAAGGTCGTTGCACCAATTAGTAGTCAAGAGGATAATTGATGACTTTGAGCGGAATCTTGTTAATGCACGACTTCCTTTGCTTGCACGTTTGGTTTCTCAG aatgatggtgatgatgacatatttaagttattacaaaAGCATATCATTTTGGATTACAACCGTCATAAG ggTCATGAATTGGCAATGCATGTCCTCTACCACCTGCAAACTGTCAGCATTGCTGATTTTGGTGGGCATTCTTCTTCCTCTGTTGTCAGCCTTTATGAGAAGTTTCTTCTATCTCTT GCAAAGGCCTTGGTTGATTCCTTTCCTGCTTCAGATAAGTCGTTCAATCGGCTTCTGGGAGAAGCTCCTTTCTTGCCCGATTCTGTGTTGAAATTGCTAGAGGATCTTTGTGTCAATATGCATAGCCGTGAGCACCATGCAAAAGACAGTGATGGTGATCGTATAACTCAAGGTCTTGGAGCTGTATGGAGCCTAATTTTGGGACGGCCTCTTAGTAGACAAGCTTGCTTGAACATCGCTTTGAAG TGTGCTGTTCATTCTCAAGATGAAGTTAGGACAAAATCTATTCGATTG GTTGCCAACAAACTCTATCCTCTTCATTATGCATCAGAACACATTGAGCAGTTCGCAACAAATATGCTTTTGTCAGTTGTTGATCAGCGAGTTTCAGAGACAGATGATACATCTGTGTCCTCTAGAGAACCAAAAACAGAA GCAGGAGGTATTCAAGAGACTTCAATTAGCAGTTCGCAGAATTCTGAGCCTATTCGTTTTGAAAGCGATTCTATGAAGTCTTCTCTTGTTTCTCCATCTGTATCTCTATCTCAGGCTCAGTGTCAAACTTcgttgttctttgctctttgctcAAAG AAACCTAGTCTTCTTCGACTTGTCTTTGATATTTATGGAAGGTCTCCAAAGGCTGTCAAACAG TGCATCCATCGGCACATCCCTATCCTAGTGAGGAGTCTAGGAGCATCCAACACAGAATTACTGAATATTATTTCTGATCTACCTGACGGCGGTGAAAACCTCATCATTCTG ACATTGGAAACACTGACTGAAGACTCAACTCCTTCGAAGGATCTTATTGCAACCGTTAAGCGTTTATATGAGACCAAGTTGAAG GATGCTGCTATTCTCATTCCACTTCTATCTTCACTTTCGAAGGAAGAG GTGTTGCCTATATTCCCTCGCCTTGTTGATCTTCCGTTGGATAAATTCCAAGCAGCACTTGCTAGGATATTACAG GGTTCAGCTCACACTGGTCCGGCATTAACACCTGCTGAAGTTTTGATCGCGATTCATGATATTAATCCTGAGAAAGATAGGGTTGCTCTTAAAAAG ATAACAGACGTCTGCACTGCTTGTTTCGAGCAACGCACAGTTTTTACACAACAAGTATTGGCTAGTTCCTTGAACCAACTG GTCGAGAAAGtacctcttcctctcctttttatGAGAACAGTAATTCAAGCAGTGGATGCTTTCCCAACTCTG GTCGATTTTGTTATGGGGATTCTGTCCAAGCTTGTGAGTAAGCAG ATTTGGAGAATGCCGAAATTGTGGGTGGGTTTTCTAAAATGTGCTTATCAGACACAGCCACACTCTTTTAATGCCCTATTGCAG TTACCATCGCCACAGCTTGAAAATGCTTTGATTAAATATCCAAACCTACGGGTTCCTCTTGCTTCTCATGTCAGCCAGCAGAACATGAGGAACACATTGCCGAG ACAAACCCTGAAGTTACTAGGGCTCACAAATGATCCGCAATAG
- the LOC109722179 gene encoding uncharacterized protein LOC109722179 isoform X2, producing the protein MPNLLSLLKHDDPAVVRQSIASGTILFGAVLEEMALQLNSSGRVDGWLEEMWSWMLQFKDRVQDIMMEPGSIATKLLALKFLETCVIYFTPQANDEELTLTEGNGRRFTISQLTRSHPNFNVAILETDANIIVGFLLDMLRSANNFRGSFTVSVITCLAAIAKNRVLHYDRILSSLLGFDPYVETERAHSASIRYSVRTAFLGFLRCSHPYIVESRDKLLRALRALYPGEATEQLIRQVEKMSRSAERGSRDIRVSKDDSVPAEVSASGDLIWKRTALNSSDISTTFNESPAKKARFDLQDEDDLITDNSSNGNLMNSTLTPAEKMIAMIGALIAEGERGAQSLELLVNNIHADLLADIVIETMKHLPESPFSLSAIKQENLPPTDPYMSFGVQSDIVSTAAESNGISMSTSHVPVLSSTADVKRDPRRDPRRLDPRRVVVPADLSSGAQNVESSSVMQPGPYYSANNKSSSFPETIKVENTPEPLPSKNDMDSFENSADRAVGQLVSKENLQLSDEAREVKPSVEIDTPPIVVLPSVVKDEHEPAVSASSDFTVNDQVDNYMLESDYSSQTTRTSTIEDNSSRNLPMLPPYVDLSEEERRSLHQLVVKRIIDDFERNLVNARLPLLARLVSQNDGDDDIFKLLQKHIILDYNRHKGHELAMHVLYHLQTVSIADFGGHSSSSVVSLYEKFLLSLAKALVDSFPASDKSFNRLLGEAPFLPDSVLKLLEDLCVNMHSREHHAKDSDGDRITQGLGAVWSLILGRPLSRQACLNIALKCAVHSQDEVRTKSIRLVANKLYPLHYASEHIEQFATNMLLSVVDQRVSETDDTSVSSREPKTEAGGIQETSISSSQNSEPIRFESDSMKSSLVSPSVSLSQAQCQTSLFFALCSKKPSLLRLVFDIYGRSPKAVKQCIHRHIPILVRSLGASNTELLNIISDLPDGGENLIILTLETLTEDSTPSKDLIATVKRLYETKLKDAAILIPLLSSLSKEEVLPIFPRLVDLPLDKFQAALARILQGSAHTGPALTPAEVLIAIHDINPEKDRVALKKITDVCTACFEQRTVFTQQVLASSLNQLVEKVPLPLLFMRTVIQAVDAFPTLVDFVMGILSKLVSKQIWRMPKLWVGFLKCAYQTQPHSFNALLQLPSPQLENALIKYPNLRVPLASHVSQQNMRNTLPRQTLKLLGLTNDPQ; encoded by the exons ATGCCAAACTTATTATCCCTTTTGAAACATGACGACCCTGCTGTTGTTAGGCAATCAATTGCTAGTGGGACAATTTTATTTGGCGCTGTCTTGGAAGAGATGGCACTCCAG CTAAATTCATCTGGTAGAGTTGATGGTTGGCTTGAAGAAATGTGGTCTTGGATGCTTCAGTTCAAGGACAGAGTTCAGGATATCATGATGGAG CCTGGTTCTATTGCTACGAAGTTGCTTGCTCTGAAGTTCCTTGAAACTTGTGTTATCTATTTCACGCCTCAAGCCAATGATGAGGAATTAACTTTAACAGAAG GAAATGGACGGAGATTCACTATTTCCCAATTAACTCGCAGTCATCCTAACTTCAATGTAGCCATCCTGGAAACTGATGCAAATATAATTGTTGGTTTCCTGCTGGATATGCTGCGGTCAGCGAATAATTTTCGTGGTTCCTTTACAGTTTCTGTTATTACTTG TCTTGCAGCCATTGCAAAGAATAGGGTGCTTCACTATGATCGCATTCTCTCTTCGTTGCTTGGTTTTGATCCTTATGTTGAAACTGAGAGAGCTCATTCTGCAAGCATTCGATATTCAGTGAGGACAGCTTTTTTGGGATTCTTGAGGTGTAGTCATCCATATATTGTTGAG TCCAGGGACAAGCTGCTGAGGGCATTACGAGCCTTGTATCCCGGGGAAGCAACAGAACAATTAATTAGGCAAGTTGAGAAGATGTCAAGGAGTGCAGAGCGTGGTTCTCGTGATATCCGGGTTAGCAAG GATGATTCGGTGCCTGCTGAAGTGTCTGCTTCAGGTGATCTGATTTGGAAGAGGACTGCATTGAATTCTAGTGACATTTCCACTACATTTAATGAGTCTCCTGCTAAGAAAGCACGATTTGATTTACAGGATGAGGATGATCTCATCACGGATAATTCTTCCAATGGAAATTTaatgaatagcactttgactCCTGCTGAGAAAATGATCGCAATGATCGGTGCTCTAATTGCAGAAGGGGAAAGAGGAGCTCAATCCCTTGAACTTCTTGTCAACAATATACATGCAGACTTATTGGCTGATATTGTGATTGAAACTATGAAACATTTACCAGAAAGTCCTTTCTCTTTGTCTGCAATTAAGCAAGAAAACCTGCCTCCTACAGATCCCTATATGTCTTTTGGTGTCCAATCAGATATTGTATCAACTGCTGCAGAGAGTAACGGAATCAGCATGTCGACATCTCATGTGCCTGTTCTCTCTAGTACTGCTGATGTTAAACGTGACCCGAGAAGA GATCCTCGTCGCCTTGATCCTCGTCGGGTGGTGGTACCTGCCGATCTAAGTTCTGGAGCGCAGAATGTGGAGAGCTCCTCTGTTATGCAACCTGGACCTTATTATTCAGCTAATAATAAATCTAGTTCTTTTCCTGAGACAATCAAGGTTGAAAATACACCAGAACCATTACCTTCCAAAAATGATATGGACTCTTTTGAGAATTCAGCTGATCGTGCAGTTGGCCAGCTAGTTTCCAAAGAGAACTTACAGCTTTCTGATGAAGCTAGAGAAGTGAAGCCATCTGTGGAAATTGATACACCACCCATCGTAGTACTTCCATCTGTTGTTAAAGATGAGCATGAGCCGGCAGTATCTGCATCATCAGATTTTACTGTAAATGATCAAGTAGATAATTACATGCTTGAATCTGACTATTCTTCACAGACCACAAGGACATCTACCATTGAAGATAATAGTAGTCGTAATTTGCCAATGCTTCCGCCTTATGTGGATTTAAGTGAAGAGGAGAGAAGGTCGTTGCACCAATTAGTAGTCAAGAGGATAATTGATGACTTTGAGCGGAATCTTGTTAATGCACGACTTCCTTTGCTTGCACGTTTGGTTTCTCAG aatgatggtgatgatgacatatttaagttattacaaaAGCATATCATTTTGGATTACAACCGTCATAAG ggTCATGAATTGGCAATGCATGTCCTCTACCACCTGCAAACTGTCAGCATTGCTGATTTTGGTGGGCATTCTTCTTCCTCTGTTGTCAGCCTTTATGAGAAGTTTCTTCTATCTCTT GCAAAGGCCTTGGTTGATTCCTTTCCTGCTTCAGATAAGTCGTTCAATCGGCTTCTGGGAGAAGCTCCTTTCTTGCCCGATTCTGTGTTGAAATTGCTAGAGGATCTTTGTGTCAATATGCATAGCCGTGAGCACCATGCAAAAGACAGTGATGGTGATCGTATAACTCAAGGTCTTGGAGCTGTATGGAGCCTAATTTTGGGACGGCCTCTTAGTAGACAAGCTTGCTTGAACATCGCTTTGAAG TGTGCTGTTCATTCTCAAGATGAAGTTAGGACAAAATCTATTCGATTG GTTGCCAACAAACTCTATCCTCTTCATTATGCATCAGAACACATTGAGCAGTTCGCAACAAATATGCTTTTGTCAGTTGTTGATCAGCGAGTTTCAGAGACAGATGATACATCTGTGTCCTCTAGAGAACCAAAAACAGAA GCAGGAGGTATTCAAGAGACTTCAATTAGCAGTTCGCAGAATTCTGAGCCTATTCGTTTTGAAAGCGATTCTATGAAGTCTTCTCTTGTTTCTCCATCTGTATCTCTATCTCAGGCTCAGTGTCAAACTTcgttgttctttgctctttgctcAAAG AAACCTAGTCTTCTTCGACTTGTCTTTGATATTTATGGAAGGTCTCCAAAGGCTGTCAAACAG TGCATCCATCGGCACATCCCTATCCTAGTGAGGAGTCTAGGAGCATCCAACACAGAATTACTGAATATTATTTCTGATCTACCTGACGGCGGTGAAAACCTCATCATTCTG ACATTGGAAACACTGACTGAAGACTCAACTCCTTCGAAGGATCTTATTGCAACCGTTAAGCGTTTATATGAGACCAAGTTGAAG GATGCTGCTATTCTCATTCCACTTCTATCTTCACTTTCGAAGGAAGAG GTGTTGCCTATATTCCCTCGCCTTGTTGATCTTCCGTTGGATAAATTCCAAGCAGCACTTGCTAGGATATTACAG GGTTCAGCTCACACTGGTCCGGCATTAACACCTGCTGAAGTTTTGATCGCGATTCATGATATTAATCCTGAGAAAGATAGGGTTGCTCTTAAAAAG ATAACAGACGTCTGCACTGCTTGTTTCGAGCAACGCACAGTTTTTACACAACAAGTATTGGCTAGTTCCTTGAACCAACTG GTCGAGAAAGtacctcttcctctcctttttatGAGAACAGTAATTCAAGCAGTGGATGCTTTCCCAACTCTG GTCGATTTTGTTATGGGGATTCTGTCCAAGCTTGTGAGTAAGCAG ATTTGGAGAATGCCGAAATTGTGGGTGGGTTTTCTAAAATGTGCTTATCAGACACAGCCACACTCTTTTAATGCCCTATTGCAG TTACCATCGCCACAGCTTGAAAATGCTTTGATTAAATATCCAAACCTACGGGTTCCTCTTGCTTCTCATGTCAGCCAGCAGAACATGAGGAACACATTGCCGAG ACAAACCCTGAAGTTACTAGGGCTCACAAATGATCCGCAATAG